From the genome of Methanococcoides methylutens, one region includes:
- a CDS encoding FecCD family ABC transporter permease → MEYIEGKMDDLKEDTLPLAYTDYIRKKISFMIISSILLFLLLIYSIAVGAANISFTDVMAALLGYDVGNVSTIIWNIRLPRALTAIVSGIGLSVAGVALQSILRNPLGSPYTLGISHAAAFGAALSVIVLGSGSMRSTGADAVMLNNPYMTTAVAFLFSMIATFILIAIARYRNASPEVMILTGVALASLFTAGTMFLQYFADDVQLAAVVFWTFGDVGRADWGDLGILTAVIVPSMVYFILNRWNYNAIDAGDETAKGLGVDVEKIRLWGMLVASLMTAFVVAFLGVIGFVGLVCPHIARKFVGDEQRFLLPASCLTGGLLLLGADTAARLMLAPHELPVAILTAFMGAPLFLYLLIRGYQH, encoded by the coding sequence ATGGAATATATAGAAGGTAAAATGGATGATCTAAAGGAAGATACACTTCCTTTGGCCTATACAGATTACATAAGAAAGAAGATCTCCTTCATGATCATCTCATCGATCCTATTGTTCCTGTTACTGATCTATTCCATAGCTGTAGGCGCTGCAAATATCTCTTTCACAGATGTTATGGCTGCACTGCTGGGTTACGATGTTGGAAATGTTTCCACCATTATATGGAACATACGCCTCCCAAGAGCACTGACAGCCATTGTTTCAGGCATAGGGCTATCTGTTGCAGGCGTAGCGCTCCAGTCAATCCTCCGAAACCCGCTTGGTTCACCATACACGCTGGGAATATCACATGCTGCTGCATTCGGTGCAGCATTGTCAGTGATCGTTCTTGGCAGCGGCAGTATGCGAAGCACAGGAGCAGATGCGGTCATGCTGAACAATCCTTACATGACAACAGCAGTTGCATTCTTGTTCTCCATGATAGCCACATTCATCCTGATAGCTATCGCAAGGTACAGGAATGCTTCCCCGGAAGTTATGATCCTCACAGGGGTTGCACTGGCATCTCTTTTTACTGCGGGTACAATGTTCTTACAGTATTTTGCAGACGATGTCCAGCTTGCAGCGGTAGTTTTCTGGACCTTCGGGGATGTCGGAAGAGCCGATTGGGGAGATCTCGGGATACTGACAGCAGTCATTGTTCCTTCAATGGTATATTTCATCCTCAACCGCTGGAACTACAATGCCATTGATGCAGGAGATGAAACAGCCAAAGGACTTGGTGTTGACGTGGAAAAGATCCGGCTCTGGGGTATGCTGGTAGCATCCCTTATGACCGCTTTTGTCGTGGCTTTCCTGGGTGTGATCGGTTTTGTCGGGCTGGTCTGTCCGCATATTGCACGCAAGTTCGTAGGTGATGAACAAAGATTCCTCCTGCCGGCATCCTGCCTTACAGGTGGGCTGTTGTTACTTGGTGCAGACACTGCAGCACGCCTTATGCTCGCACCCCACGAGCTCCCGGTAGCTATACTGACCGCATTTATGGGTGCTCCGCTATTCCTTTACTTACTTATCAGGGGGTATCAACACTAA
- a CDS encoding ABC transporter ATP-binding protein, whose translation MLNVEGLGFNYKTRKVLEQIHFGLRPGEVLAILGPNGVGKSTLLRCINTIHPPATGTIFVDGEEVLSLEKHEVAKRIGYVPQRSEAGRLTAYDAILLGRKPHIGWNIKEKDHRIVESIIMKLELEKLALRYINEISGGELQRVAIARALVQEPKLLLLDEPTSSLDLKKQLEILRTVRQVVKDNRVSAVITMHDINLALRFADRYIFLKDGNIFAHGGHEIVVPETIEQVYGVSATVEELNGFRIVVPNED comes from the coding sequence ATGTTGAACGTAGAAGGACTTGGCTTTAACTATAAGACCAGAAAAGTACTCGAGCAAATACACTTCGGGTTAAGACCAGGAGAGGTCCTTGCCATCCTTGGTCCCAACGGTGTTGGGAAATCGACACTTCTCAGATGCATAAATACCATACATCCACCTGCTACAGGAACTATTTTCGTTGATGGTGAAGAGGTCCTTTCTCTTGAAAAACATGAGGTCGCAAAGAGGATCGGTTATGTTCCACAAAGGTCTGAAGCCGGAAGGCTAACTGCCTATGATGCTATCCTGCTCGGAAGGAAGCCACATATTGGCTGGAACATCAAAGAAAAGGATCACCGTATCGTTGAGTCCATCATTATGAAGCTGGAACTTGAAAAACTTGCACTCAGGTACATCAATGAAATAAGTGGAGGAGAACTTCAAAGAGTTGCAATAGCAAGAGCCCTCGTTCAGGAACCAAAGCTGTTATTGCTTGATGAGCCGACCAGCAGTCTTGACCTTAAAAAACAACTGGAGATATTACGTACTGTCAGGCAGGTTGTAAAAGATAACAGAGTGTCTGCCGTCATAACAATGCATGACATTAATCTTGCACTCCGTTTCGCGGACAGGTATATTTTCCTGAAGGATGGAAACATTTTCGCCCATGGGGGACATGAGATAGTCGTGCCTGAAACTATTGAACAGGTATACGGTGTTTCTGCAACCGTGGAAGAATTGAATGGATTCCGCATAGTTGTACCAAATGAAGATTGA
- a CDS encoding small ribosomal subunit Rsm22 family protein, with protein MPQNNILSVLKYVSRMNKEFMLSEIKDYIEEEMSTQDIYQVVSPFLFDLKINATPQDEDFRMTRALIKEKLELTVEEQGRTRSFFRSPVVSKQLQKDIEQYIEYKTTKDWDDPLVLEKIRKAIVAQKNAYWKSGKSRNISYEKGYSILAYLAYQFPVYFVQFEHILYSMALDGMLKTRMKILDIGTGPGTVPLSIIDFYKRLDVAEASIHSVELYDENIEAYDHIVPEYAKNKARVSVEKPIKANIVDLKPEDLPDNIDLMVFSNVLNEIKELTIKEKAELVKKLSEKLTGDGNIVLIEPADRVNSTEFRKLTLALKHLGLGIYSPCSFIWCRGCNPDECWSFEQKEDIKPPVLMSKLAECEEPFRYLNTDIKYSYAIMRKDNLSKVSYKVPLKAKFARLSDMKKYVDKRINVVCSLMSGDLGDNKYSVYKLCDGTSNKQVYAVLPSHNVVYENALLKEESYGNVLELHNVLVKYNKDKGAYNLLLSKQSIVKKVK; from the coding sequence ATGCCCCAAAATAATATACTCTCCGTGCTGAAGTACGTCTCACGTATGAACAAGGAGTTCATGCTATCGGAGATAAAAGATTACATAGAAGAAGAGATGTCAACACAGGACATCTACCAAGTCGTATCACCATTTTTATTTGATCTTAAGATCAATGCAACACCTCAGGATGAAGATTTCAGGATGACTCGTGCTCTCATTAAAGAAAAGCTGGAGCTTACAGTTGAAGAGCAGGGTAGGACCAGGTCATTCTTCAGGTCTCCTGTTGTCTCAAAACAACTCCAGAAGGATATTGAGCAGTACATCGAATATAAGACTACAAAGGACTGGGACGACCCTCTGGTTCTGGAAAAAATAAGAAAAGCGATAGTAGCACAGAAGAATGCTTACTGGAAATCAGGAAAGTCCAGGAATATCTCTTATGAAAAAGGCTATAGCATCCTTGCCTATCTTGCTTATCAGTTTCCGGTCTATTTCGTACAGTTCGAACACATCCTTTACAGTATGGCACTTGATGGTATGCTGAAGACAAGGATGAAGATCCTTGACATCGGCACCGGTCCGGGTACAGTACCACTTTCTATTATTGACTTCTACAAGCGACTCGACGTTGCAGAAGCATCTATCCATAGCGTTGAACTCTATGATGAGAATATCGAGGCATATGATCACATCGTGCCGGAATATGCAAAGAACAAAGCAAGAGTGTCCGTGGAAAAACCCATTAAAGCCAATATTGTGGACCTTAAGCCTGAGGACCTACCTGATAACATCGACCTGATGGTATTCTCCAACGTTCTCAATGAGATCAAAGAGCTTACAATCAAGGAGAAAGCAGAGCTTGTCAAAAAACTGTCCGAGAAGCTCACAGGCGATGGTAACATTGTTCTTATCGAGCCTGCGGACAGGGTTAATTCAACTGAGTTCAGGAAGCTTACCCTTGCTCTTAAGCATCTTGGTCTTGGGATCTATAGTCCATGTTCCTTTATCTGGTGCAGAGGCTGTAACCCTGACGAGTGCTGGAGCTTTGAGCAGAAAGAGGATATCAAGCCACCTGTCCTTATGTCAAAACTCGCGGAATGCGAGGAGCCTTTCAGGTACCTTAACACTGATATCAAATATTCATATGCCATAATGAGAAAGGATAATTTGTCCAAAGTAAGCTACAAGGTACCACTAAAAGCAAAATTTGCCAGATTGTCTGATATGAAAAAGTATGTTGACAAACGCATTAACGTTGTTTGTTCCCTCATGTCCGGAGATCTTGGTGACAATAAATATTCCGTCTATAAGTTATGTGATGGAACTTCAAATAAGCAGGTATATGCTGTCTTACCTTCACATAATGTCGTTTATGAAAATGCGCTTCTCAAAGAGGAAAGTTATGGAAATGTTCTTGAGCTCCATAATGTCCTTGTTAAGTACAACAAAGATAAAGGTGCATACAATCTGCTTTTGAGCAAACAAAGCATTGTTAAAAAGGTGAAGTAA
- a CDS encoding ferritin family protein, with protein MLSEIPIELEKVDKKNIDKELMRLSMIAELDAVNLYEQMAALTDDEDLRAILLDIAREEMIHVAMFETVLMEVDDEYLKVLGEYSLARS; from the coding sequence ATGTTATCAGAAATACCTATTGAACTTGAAAAAGTGGATAAGAAAAATATTGACAAGGAACTCATGAGGCTTTCCATGATAGCTGAATTGGATGCTGTCAACCTTTATGAGCAAATGGCTGCTCTGACCGATGATGAAGATCTCAGGGCGATACTTCTTGATATCGCAAGAGAAGAGATGATCCATGTGGCCATGTTCGAGACGGTACTGATGGAAGTGGATGATGAATACCTGAAGGTGCTTGGCGAATACTCCCTTGCAAGGAGCTGA
- a CDS encoding ferritin family protein, with protein MLSKIPIDFSKVAAEDVNKEILRLGIIAELDAISLYEQMAALTDNVEVKRVLLDVAKEEKTHVGEFQTLLLKEDEQQDYELKMGKREVEEKLEK; from the coding sequence ATGCTATCAAAAATACCGATCGACTTTTCAAAAGTAGCTGCTGAAGATGTCAATAAAGAGATTCTGAGGCTTGGGATAATTGCCGAGTTGGATGCTATAAGTCTCTATGAGCAAATGGCTGCTCTTACAGATAATGTTGAAGTAAAACGAGTCCTTCTGGATGTTGCAAAAGAAGAAAAGACTCACGTGGGTGAGTTCCAGACACTTTTACTCAAAGAAGATGAACAGCAGGACTATGAGCTAAAGATGGGCAAAAGGGAAGTTGAAGAAAAGCTCGAAAAATAA
- a CDS encoding cupredoxin domain-containing protein, translated as MAGCVQDSEQPVQETDITTPEDTDKATTEENIVEDAEDEVKVADDIDETLSKDHEVLIEDFEFKPATLQISVGDTVTWINMDSAAHTATSSDEGFDSGSLSKGESFSFTFEEEGIFGYICTFHPYMEGEITVEA; from the coding sequence ATGGCAGGATGTGTACAGGATAGTGAACAACCTGTACAGGAAACAGATATAACCACACCTGAAGATACGGATAAAGCCACAACAGAAGAAAACATTGTCGAGGATGCTGAAGATGAGGTAAAAGTAGCCGATGATATCGATGAAACTCTGTCAAAGGACCATGAGGTTCTGATCGAGGACTTTGAGTTCAAACCTGCCACACTTCAGATATCAGTTGGTGACACTGTCACATGGATCAATATGGATTCAGCAGCACACACAGCCACCTCAAGTGATGAAGGCTTCGATTCAGGAAGTCTTTCAAAAGGTGAAAGTTTCAGCTTTACTTTCGAAGAAGAAGGAATTTTTGGTTATATATGCACTTTCCATCCATATATGGAAGGAGAGATTACAGTAGAAGCTTAA
- a CDS encoding MerR family transcriptional regulator — protein MKFDRIPIGKFSLMTHLTQKALRLYDQKGLLVPEAKDAFSGYRCYSYPQIERGVKIRILSWMGFGLDEISSLLEAENQRDGEFIGGMMQKRYTETQLEIRRLQKIQNLLLNQTDTLELISMSVSEPITKEIPKMRVLSMRETGSYEVTIGKLIGELFGFVENSSGTGKTIKLTGPAMFLCHDKEYKENDADIEVSLPISGNLGLETPSITLKTLPAIKAVSVIHKGPYQEVDVAYSRIFEYMAENGMEQAGPSRALYLNDPNDVSEEELLTEVQVPIR, from the coding sequence ATGAAATTCGATCGAATACCAATTGGCAAATTCTCCTTAATGACACACTTAACCCAAAAAGCTCTCAGGCTATACGACCAGAAAGGGCTTCTTGTCCCCGAAGCAAAAGATGCTTTCTCGGGCTACCGATGCTACAGTTATCCTCAAATCGAGAGGGGGGTTAAGATCCGGATACTCTCATGGATGGGATTCGGTCTGGATGAAATATCCTCTTTGTTAGAGGCAGAAAATCAAAGGGATGGTGAATTCATTGGTGGGATGATGCAAAAAAGATATACTGAAACCCAGCTGGAGATAAGGAGACTCCAAAAAATACAGAATCTTTTGCTCAATCAGACAGATACACTGGAGTTGATCAGCATGTCAGTATCAGAACCAATTACAAAAGAAATACCAAAGATGCGTGTACTTAGTATGCGTGAAACAGGAAGTTATGAAGTAACGATCGGAAAACTGATCGGTGAATTATTTGGGTTTGTTGAAAATTCAAGTGGTACAGGTAAGACCATTAAGTTGACTGGTCCGGCAATGTTCCTTTGTCACGATAAAGAATATAAGGAAAACGATGCGGATATAGAAGTTTCACTGCCGATCTCAGGAAATCTTGGCTTGGAAACACCCTCTATTACCCTTAAGACACTTCCTGCTATCAAAGCAGTATCTGTGATCCATAAAGGACCATATCAGGAAGTAGATGTTGCGTATTCCCGTATTTTCGAATATATGGCTGAAAATGGGATGGAACAGGCAGGTCCTTCAAGAGCTCTTTATCTTAATGATCCGAATGATGTTTCAGAGGAAGAATTATTGACAGAAGTACAGGTCCCTATAAGATAA
- the mtaA gene encoding methylcobamide:CoM methyltransferase MtaA, translating to MTDLTPKERFMRALECKDVDKVPVCSVTQTGTIQLMEITGAKWPEAHFDAEKMATLAIAGHEVAGLEAVRYPFDGTDIPQTLGCKIIEGTYDTQPSIVDFPCKKSKDVNDLDIPENLLECERVATLLKTTDIVKERVSDDIPIVAGMLGPAALAMSLVGARNYLMWFISKPDTIKELLTIGTDICIEYSNALLEHGADVICLPDSEAGPDLIPPEFFETMILDEYKRLNQKVHGKTIAHICGDASDILEPLSTSGFDGISIEEKVDVGYAKSIIGNKACLIGNISPVHTLLGMPPEKLKEEAKACIDDGIDILAPGCGLAPHTSLNNLKAFVDSRDEYYLEKEG from the coding sequence TTGACAGATCTAACACCAAAAGAAAGGTTCATGCGAGCTTTAGAATGCAAAGATGTAGACAAAGTTCCGGTCTGTTCAGTTACCCAGACAGGCACTATTCAACTTATGGAGATCACAGGTGCAAAATGGCCGGAAGCACATTTTGATGCAGAGAAAATGGCAACCCTTGCAATTGCAGGACATGAGGTCGCAGGACTTGAAGCAGTACGCTATCCTTTTGATGGGACGGACATTCCACAGACACTTGGATGCAAGATAATCGAAGGAACTTATGATACACAGCCATCGATCGTTGATTTCCCCTGTAAAAAATCGAAAGATGTGAACGATCTGGACATCCCTGAGAATCTCCTTGAATGTGAAAGGGTAGCAACTCTCCTGAAAACAACAGATATCGTTAAAGAACGAGTTAGTGATGACATCCCGATAGTTGCAGGGATGCTCGGACCGGCAGCACTTGCAATGTCACTGGTTGGTGCAAGGAACTACCTCATGTGGTTTATTTCAAAACCCGACACCATAAAGGAACTGCTCACGATCGGCACTGATATATGTATAGAATATTCCAATGCTCTTTTAGAACATGGGGCTGATGTGATCTGCCTTCCCGATTCCGAAGCCGGACCTGACCTGATACCGCCTGAGTTCTTCGAAACGATGATATTGGACGAGTATAAGAGACTCAATCAGAAAGTGCACGGGAAGACAATTGCACACATTTGCGGAGATGCTTCCGATATCCTCGAGCCTCTGTCAACTTCCGGCTTTGACGGCATAAGTATCGAGGAAAAGGTCGATGTCGGATATGCAAAGAGCATCATCGGGAACAAAGCCTGCCTGATAGGAAATATATCACCTGTACATACGCTTCTTGGAATGCCTCCGGAAAAGCTAAAGGAAGAGGCAAAAGCATGTATTGACGATGGTATCGATATACTTGCACCCGGATGTGGATTAGCTCCGCATACCTCACTTAATAATTTGAAGGCGTTCGTTGATTCAAGAGATGAATATTATCTGGAGAAAGAGGGGTAA
- a CDS encoding cache domain-containing protein, giving the protein MRAYNILLVITLVLMAILGAGCTDTNPEPSQNQSEASLTGTLSPDLSSTASPEELIAFVENAYEYANVQGQEAALREFNNQTGQFVDGELYIFAYDIDGTTLALPFQPEIIGTDRWNITDANGTAYIQEMAATAQSNGSLFRYLYVDPADNFTVKQKLSYVMMVDDEWFLGAGIYDSQAV; this is encoded by the coding sequence ATGAGAGCTTATAATATTCTTCTTGTAATTACACTCGTGCTGATGGCTATTCTTGGTGCTGGATGCACGGACACCAATCCCGAACCTTCTCAGAATCAATCGGAAGCATCGTTGACCGGCACATTGTCTCCAGACCTCAGTTCCACTGCATCTCCAGAGGAACTCATTGCATTCGTCGAGAATGCTTACGAATATGCGAACGTTCAAGGACAGGAAGCCGCCCTTCGCGAATTCAACAACCAGACTGGTCAGTTCGTTGACGGCGAACTCTACATCTTTGCCTACGATATAGATGGCACCACACTGGCTCTTCCATTCCAGCCTGAGATAATCGGGACGGACCGATGGAACATCACAGATGCGAACGGTACAGCATATATCCAGGAAATGGCAGCCACCGCACAGTCCAACGGGAGTCTCTTCCGGTATCTCTATGTAGACCCTGCAGATAACTTCACGGTCAAACAAAAACTCAGTTACGTTATGATGGTGGACGATGAGTGGTTCCTCGGAGCTGGTATATACGATTCGCAGGCTGTGTGA
- a CDS encoding nitroreductase family protein, whose protein sequence is MTVISIEPELCTNCEICVEICPMSIILPSKEGETPYSPEDAAEYCAKCGHCEVFCPEGAISTLFDSTYYQLQDDEFPTIPPSELGKYMVMRRSIRSYKDESVDKDTIEKILDISRYAPSGMNKQPVHWTIVHDPEDVKKIAGLSIDWMREVVASEEDHPLKPLMPGLISAYEMGVDPICRGAPHLVIAHTPAESPTGYTDSIIALSWFELAAQVFEVGTCWAGFLAIAAASYKPLIDELELPQGNAIQYCMMFGHPEHKVKGIPGREPPRVTWK, encoded by the coding sequence ATGACTGTGATATCAATTGAACCAGAATTGTGTACGAATTGTGAGATATGCGTAGAAATCTGTCCGATGTCTATAATCCTTCCTTCAAAGGAAGGCGAAACCCCTTACTCACCTGAAGATGCTGCTGAATATTGTGCAAAATGTGGGCATTGCGAGGTATTCTGTCCTGAAGGTGCTATCTCTACTTTGTTTGATTCAACTTACTATCAGCTTCAGGATGATGAATTTCCTACCATACCCCCTTCAGAGCTAGGCAAATACATGGTAATGCGCCGCTCTATCAGGAGCTACAAGGACGAATCCGTCGACAAGGACACAATAGAGAAAATACTTGATATTTCCCGCTATGCTCCTTCCGGAATGAACAAGCAGCCTGTACACTGGACCATCGTTCATGATCCTGAGGATGTGAAAAAGATCGCCGGTTTGAGCATCGACTGGATGCGTGAGGTTGTTGCAAGTGAAGAAGATCATCCTCTCAAACCACTAATGCCGGGTCTGATCTCTGCCTATGAAATGGGCGTGGATCCTATATGCAGGGGAGCCCCTCATCTGGTAATAGCACATACACCAGCTGAGAGCCCGACCGGTTACACTGACAGTATCATAGCACTTTCGTGGTTCGAACTTGCAGCACAAGTCTTTGAGGTCGGAACATGCTGGGCAGGATTCCTTGCCATTGCAGCTGCATCTTACAAACCACTGATTGATGAACTGGAACTTCCTCAAGGGAATGCGATCCAGTATTGCATGATGTTTGGACACCCTGAACACAAGGTGAAGGGAATTCCGGGAAGGGAGCCTCCAAGAGTGACGTGGAAATAA
- a CDS encoding pirin family protein, with the protein MGVTRSIKKIMKSMPTIEGAGVHLKRAFGFNHVPQLDPFLLLDDFHSDDPKEYIMGFPWHPHRGIETITYMLSGEVEHGDSMGNKGVIESGDVQWMTAGSGIVHQEMPKSQEGTTLWGFQLWANLPASHKMMEPRYQEVKSEQIPEVPMNNGIRIKVICGEVNGTKGPVQDIVTDPEYLDITIPPETSFSHPTKTGYTVFAYVLEGEGSFGKDQEPYSFEVEGSKYFDLNESSTIGPENLVMFDDGDEIVATAGNKGLRFLLISGKPINEPVAWYGPIVMNTQEELKVAFEEYRNGTFIKSGNSD; encoded by the coding sequence ATGGGAGTTACAAGATCCATCAAAAAGATAATGAAAAGCATGCCGACCATTGAAGGAGCAGGAGTTCACCTGAAAAGAGCCTTTGGATTCAATCATGTACCGCAACTGGACCCTTTTCTACTGCTTGACGATTTTCATTCGGATGATCCGAAAGAATACATTATGGGTTTCCCCTGGCATCCTCACAGAGGGATTGAGACAATAACCTATATGTTGTCCGGAGAAGTTGAACACGGAGACAGCATGGGGAACAAGGGGGTCATTGAGTCAGGGGATGTTCAATGGATGACCGCCGGAAGCGGGATCGTTCATCAGGAAATGCCAAAGAGTCAGGAAGGAACAACTCTCTGGGGATTCCAGCTTTGGGCCAATCTACCGGCATCCCATAAAATGATGGAACCACGATATCAGGAAGTTAAGAGCGAGCAGATACCGGAAGTGCCAATGAATAATGGTATCCGGATCAAGGTCATTTGCGGTGAAGTTAATGGTACAAAGGGTCCCGTACAGGACATTGTAACCGATCCGGAATATCTGGATATTACAATTCCTCCTGAAACATCATTTTCACATCCGACAAAGACCGGATATACTGTATTTGCCTATGTTCTCGAAGGTGAAGGCTCTTTTGGAAAAGATCAGGAACCATATTCCTTCGAAGTGGAGGGTTCAAAATATTTTGATCTCAATGAATCATCAACGATCGGACCTGAGAATCTGGTTATGTTCGATGATGGTGATGAAATAGTAGCAACGGCGGGAAATAAAGGATTGAGATTCCTGCTTATTTCGGGTAAGCCCATCAATGAGCCGGTTGCCTGGTATGGTCCGATCGTGATGAACACGCAGGAAGAATTGAAGGTGGCTTTTGAAGAATACAGGAATGGGACTTTTATTAAGTCGGGTAATTCAGATTGA
- a CDS encoding SulP family inorganic anion transporter, giving the protein MAFIEQLKNDQLNFKNEVLSGMTVSLALVPEAVAFSIIANVSPLVGLYSAFIIGLITAIIGGRPGMISGATGAIAVVVVALVIRHGVEYLFAAVILMGIIQMTIGFFKLGKFIRLVPHAVMFGFVNGLAIVIFMAQLSQFKFTDINGIEHWLGGQTLLVMLGLVGLTMGIIYIMPKLTKAVPASLTAIIVVSAIVIYFQVQTRTVGDIASIAGGFPEFHIPQVPLNLETLKIVFPYSLVMALVGLIESLLTLTVIDEMTETRSRANKESVAQGIANFVCGLFGGMGGCAMIGQSLININSGARNRTSGIVAAVGLLLIVLVGAPLIEKIPMAALVGVMFVVAIGTFEWASLKIFRKVPITDVLVMVVVAGITVIYHNLAVAVIAGVVISALAFAWENAKLVRAREIIDDNGIKHYEFFGPLFFGSVTEFQNKFDVLNDPDEIIIDLKESRVADHSAIEALNKITERYAKVGKKVHLRHLSEDCLVLLDNASAIIDVNHWEDPHYKVPSDILG; this is encoded by the coding sequence ATGGCATTTATAGAACAACTAAAGAACGATCAATTGAATTTCAAAAATGAGGTATTATCCGGGATGACAGTTTCACTGGCACTTGTGCCTGAAGCTGTAGCCTTCTCAATAATAGCAAATGTAAGTCCATTGGTTGGACTCTATTCTGCATTCATCATTGGATTAATAACCGCAATTATCGGTGGCAGACCGGGAATGATATCAGGTGCTACGGGTGCAATCGCAGTTGTAGTTGTAGCCCTGGTGATCAGGCACGGAGTTGAGTATCTTTTCGCTGCTGTAATTCTGATGGGTATTATTCAAATGACCATTGGATTTTTTAAGTTGGGTAAATTTATTCGGCTTGTACCACATGCAGTAATGTTCGGCTTTGTAAATGGGCTGGCAATCGTGATCTTCATGGCCCAGCTTTCCCAGTTCAAATTTACTGATATTAATGGGATCGAACATTGGCTGGGAGGACAGACACTTCTGGTCATGTTAGGTTTAGTGGGATTGACCATGGGTATTATCTATATAATGCCAAAATTAACAAAAGCAGTTCCTGCTTCACTAACTGCAATTATAGTTGTTTCAGCTATTGTCATCTATTTCCAGGTCCAGACAAGAACAGTTGGTGATATTGCATCAATTGCAGGCGGTTTTCCTGAATTCCACATACCACAGGTTCCACTAAATCTGGAAACACTGAAAATTGTTTTCCCGTATTCACTCGTCATGGCATTGGTCGGATTGATCGAAAGTCTGTTGACACTGACAGTGATCGATGAAATGACAGAAACAAGAAGCAGGGCAAATAAAGAAAGTGTTGCACAGGGTATTGCCAACTTTGTTTGCGGACTCTTTGGAGGCATGGGCGGATGTGCCATGATAGGACAGAGTCTCATCAACATAAACTCAGGTGCCAGAAACAGAACCTCAGGGATCGTTGCAGCTGTGGGCCTATTACTTATTGTACTAGTAGGTGCCCCTCTTATCGAAAAGATACCAATGGCAGCATTGGTTGGTGTGATGTTCGTGGTTGCCATCGGAACATTCGAATGGGCATCATTAAAGATATTCAGAAAAGTACCCATTACAGACGTACTTGTTATGGTGGTCGTTGCAGGCATAACCGTCATTTACCACAACCTTGCAGTAGCTGTGATCGCAGGTGTCGTTATTTCTGCACTGGCTTTTGCATGGGAAAATGCAAAACTTGTCCGTGCAAGGGAAATAATTGATGATAACGGGATCAAACATTACGAATTTTTTGGCCCGTTATTCTTTGGTTCAGTTACTGAATTCCAAAATAAATTCGATGTATTAAATGACCCTGACGAGATAATAATCGATCTCAAAGAATCAAGAGTTGCTGACCATTCTGCCATCGAAGCGTTGAATAAGATAACTGAACGCTATGCAAAGGTTGGTAAAAAGGTCCATCTTCGACACTTAAGCGAAGATTGTCTGGTACTGCTGGATAATGCATCTGCCATAATTGATGTCAATCACTGGGAAGATCCGCATTACAAAGTACCTTCTGATATACTGGGATAA